The genomic interval TCCTTGAGCTCCTCGCGCATCGCCGCCGCCACGCTCGCCAGACCGTCGATCTCCACATTGATCTGTCCGATGACCGCGGCGGCTGCCGCGCCGATCGCGGCGCCGGCCGCCCCGCCGACCGATGGACCAACCGGGCTCATCGAAACCCCTCCCCGTGGTTGGGTGACATCGTCGCCGCTCATTGTAGCCGAAGCACAACAGGGCGTTGTTGTCAAATCGGACGCGGGCCGGATGCCGAAGTGGACGGTGTGCGCTCCCGTGTGCGGCTCCCGACCGGTCCGGCGTCCCGATCCGCCGGGCCTTTCCGGCACACCCGCTCGAATTCCGGCACACCCGGTCGAGTTCCGGCACACCCGGTCGAGTTCCGTCACACCCGGTCGAGTTCCGTCACACCCGGTCGAGTTCCGTCACACCCGCTCGAAGTAGCCGCGTACCTCGGCGACGACCGTCTCCAGTTGCTCCTGCGTGAGTTCCGGATAGATCGGCAGGGAGAGGCACTCCCGGGCCCACGCCTCGGTCACCGGCAGGTCGCCGGGGCGGTACCCGAGCGAGGCGTACGCCGGTTGCAGGTGCAACGGGATCGGATAGTGCACCCCGGCACCGATGCCGGCGTCCCGCAGGTGGGCCAGCAGACCGTCCCGGTGCCGGGTACGGAGTACGAAGAGGTGGTAGACGCCGCGCCGGTTCGGCGGCTCGGCCGGCAGTACCAGGTCACCGACCCCGTCCAGCCGGGACCGGTACGACGCGGCCAGTTCCCGCCGCCGCTGGTTGCCCTGGGCCAGGGTGCCGAGCTTGACCGCGAGTACGGCCGCCTGGATGGTGTCCAGCCGGGCCGCGTAGCCGACGGTGAGGTGCTCGTACTTGCTGGTGCGCCCGTGGTCGGCCAGCCGCCGGATCCGCTCGGCCAGGGCCGGGTCGGAGGTGGTGACCGCCCCCGCGTCGCCGAACGCGCCGAGGTTCTTGCCGGGATAGAACGAGAAGCAGCCGATCCGGCCGTACGCCCCGGCCCGGACGACCGAACCGTCGTCGTGCAGGTACTCGGCGCCGTGCGCCTGGGCGGCGTCCTCGATCAGCGGTACCCCGGCGGCGGTGGCGAGCGCGCCGATCGCGGTCAGGTCGACCGGCAGGCCGTAGAGGTGCACCGGCAGCACCGCCCGGACCCGGTCGAGGACGGACTTCAGCGCGTCCGGGTCCATCCCGCCGGTCTCGGCGTCCACCTCGACGAAGCGCGGCCGGGCGCCCAGCCAGCTCACCGGTTCGGCGGTGGCCACGAAGGTGTGCGCCGGCACCGCCACCTCGTCGCCGGGCCCGACGCCGAGGGCGGCCAGGCTCAGGTGGATCGCGGCGGTGCCGGAGGCGA from Plantactinospora sp. BC1 carries:
- a CDS encoding DegT/DnrJ/EryC1/StrS aminotransferase family protein; protein product: MPGIPLVDLAAAYDRHRAAIDAAIRDVVEDTRFILGREVGEFESAFAAFCGTSHAVGVASGTAAIHLSLAALGVGPGDEVAVPAHTFVATAEPVSWLGARPRFVEVDAETGGMDPDALKSVLDRVRAVLPVHLYGLPVDLTAIGALATAAGVPLIEDAAQAHGAEYLHDDGSVVRAGAYGRIGCFSFYPGKNLGAFGDAGAVTTSDPALAERIRRLADHGRTSKYEHLTVGYAARLDTIQAAVLAVKLGTLAQGNQRRRELAASYRSRLDGVGDLVLPAEPPNRRGVYHLFVLRTRHRDGLLAHLRDAGIGAGVHYPIPLHLQPAYASLGYRPGDLPVTEAWARECLSLPIYPELTQEQLETVVAEVRGYFERV